The following proteins come from a genomic window of Rutidosis leptorrhynchoides isolate AG116_Rl617_1_P2 chromosome 10, CSIRO_AGI_Rlap_v1, whole genome shotgun sequence:
- the LOC139873351 gene encoding tyrosine aminotransferase-like, translating into MENGSSTKKWGFRGNSGLSTAADITVRGVLYMLLSKLNQSDTRHVIPLGHGDPSAFPCFRTDQAAEEAISDSIRSAKFNGYSPTVGILPARKAVAEYLSEDLPTKLSPDDVFLTVGCSQAIQTILTVLADSKANILLPKPGFPYYEAVAQSCHLEVRHFDLVPENNWEVDLDAVEALADENTAAIVIINPGNPCGNVYTRQHLQKVAETAKKLGILVISDEVYDHLAFGENPFVPMGVFGSITPVVTLGSISKRWIVPGWRLGWLVINDSNGILKEHGIIDCITGYLNISCDPPTFIQGAVPDILGKTKKDFFTKIVGLIKECANTCYEGINDVPGVICPSKPEGSMFVMVKLDMSVFEDIKDDLDFCVKLAQEESVIILPGIAVGLKNWLRVTFAIEPSALEEGIKRLKAFCERHSKKA; encoded by the exons ATGGAAAACGGGTCAAGTACGAAGAAATGGGGATTCAGGGGGAACTCAGGGCTGAGCACGGCGGCTGATATCACAGTTAGAGGCGTTCTTTACATGCttctatcaaaacttaaccaatcaGACACTAGACACGTCATCCCTTTAGGTCATGGTGATCCTTCTGCTTTCCCTTGTTTCCGTACTGATCAGGCTGCTGAAGAAGCTATCTCCGATTCAATTCGTTCTGCTAAATTTAACGGTTATTCACCTACCGTTGGTATCCTTCCTGCTAGAAA GGCTGTAGCAGAATACCTATCTGAAGATCTTCCAACAAAGTTATCACCCGATGATGTATTCTTGACAGTAGGTTGCTCACAAGCGattcaaactatattaacagtgctTGCTGATTCGAAAGCAAACATTCTACTTCCCAAACCAGGGTTTCCTTATTATGAAGCTGTCGCTCAATCGTGCCATTTGGAAGTTCGTCACTTTGACCTTGTTCCGGAGAACAACTGGGAAGTTGACCTTGATGCAGTTGAAGCTCTTGCAGATGAAAATACAGCTGCCATCGTTATAATTAACCCTGGAAATCCTTGCGGGAATGTTTACACACGCCAACATCTCCAAAAG gtTGCTGAAACTGCTAAGAAGCTTGGGATTTTAGTAATTTCTGATGAAGTTTACGATCATCTTGCCTTTGGAGAAAACCCGTTTGTTCCAATGGGTGTTTTTGGATCCATTACACCTGTTGTTACACTGGGATCCATATCGAAAAGGTGGATTGTTCCTGGTTGGCGGCTCGGGTGGCTTGTCATTAATGATTCTAATGGCATTCTTAAAGAACATGGG ATAATTGATTGCATTACAGGATATCTAAATATATCATGCGACCCTCCAACTTTTATCCAG GGAGCCGTTCCTGATATTCTTGGGAAAACCAAAAAGGATTTCTTTACAAAAATCGTAGGTTTAATAAAGGAATGTGCAAACACTTGTTATGAGGGAATTAATGATGTCCCTGGTGTAATTTGTCCCAGCAAGCCCGAAGGATCCATGTTTGTAATG GTGAAACTAGATATGTCAGTCTTTGAGGACATTAAGGATGATCTTGACTTCTGTGTTAAGCTTGCTCAAGAAGAATCAGTTATAATACTACCAG GTATTGCTGTAGGCCTCAAAAACTGGCTTCGGGTAACATTTGCTATCGAGCCTTCCGCTCTTGAAGAGGGCATTAAAAGGCTTAAAGCATTTTGCGAAAGGCACTCCAAGAAAGCATAA